Part of the Methylovirgula sp. 4M-Z18 genome is shown below.
GTGTCGCCGCAAGCCCTGTCGGCCGGCCATGGCGCGCTGCATCTTCTGGGCCACACGGAACAGATCTGGTGGGCCCTGCTCATCGTCCTCGTGTGCAAGGTCCTCGCCTCCGCCATTTCGATCGGCGCCGGCTTTCGCGGCGGCCTGTTCTTCGCCTCGCTGTTTATCGGCGGCCTGGTCGGCAAATTGTTCGCGCTGCTGCTCATGGCACTCGGCTATTCGAGCGGCCACGCGGTTTCGCTCTTTGTCGCCGTCGCGATGGGGTCGATGGCGGCCGCGGTCATCGGTGCGCCGCTGACGATGATCCTGCTGGCGCTCGAATCGACCGGCAGCCTCAATATCAGCGGCATCGTCATGCTTGGCGTGCTTGCTTCGTCGGTCACCGCGCGCGCCACCTTCGGCTATTCCTTCGCGACCTGGCGCTTTCACTTGCGCGGCGAGAGCATCCGCAGCGCCCATGACGTCGGCTGGATCCGCTCGCTCACGGTCGACAAGCTCATGCGGCACGATCCGCTCACCGTGCGGCATGACATGCGCCTCGATCAGTTCCGTGGCCGCTTCCCGCTCGGCACCGAGCGGGTTGTCGTCGCGGTGGACGATTCGGGCAGCTATGCCGGGCTGATCGACGTGGCGGCGGCGCACAATCCCGAATATGACAGCGCGGGCGATGCGATCGTCGTGATCGATCTCGCCGAGCACCCGCATGAGATGTTGACCCCCGGCATGAATGCCAAGGAGGCGGCGCTCGAATTCGACCGGCTGGAGACCGACATGCTGGTGGTGGTCGACGATCTCGACACCCACCTCGTCATTGGCCTCGTCAGCGAGAAGCATCTCCTGCGTCGTTACAGCGCCGAGCTCGACCGTCACCGGCGCGAAGCGCTTGGTGAGGTTTAATTCGGCCAAGTTTAATACTGTCGCTCCTAGACATCGGAATGTCGCCTGCGATCAAAAGAGGGGCGTCGGCGCCCCTAACATCATCGCATAATCAGTTTCGGGGAGTGCGATGAATCACGAGGTTATTATCTCCTGTGCCGTGACCGGCGCGGGCGACACAGTCGGCAAGCATCCGGCCATTCCGGTAACGCCGCGACAGATCGCGGACGCCGCCATCGAGGCGGCGCACGCCGGCGCGGCCATCGCCCATCTGCATGTGCGTGACCCCAAGACCGGCAAGGCCGCGCGCGATCCGGCGCTTTATCGAGAGACGATCAATTACATCCGCGAGTCCGGCGTCGATGTGGTCATCAATGTCACGGCCGGCATGGGCGGCGACTTCTTCTTCGATCCGGACCATCCCGCAACCGGCGGTCCGGGCACCGATATGGCCAATGCGGCCGAACGCGTCGCGCATGTCGAGGAAATGCGCCCCGAGATCTGCACCCTCGATTGCGGCTCGCTCAATTTCGGCAACGGCGCGTTTCTCGCGACCGCCGACCTCTTGCGCGACATGGCGAAACGCATTCAGGCGGTTGGCGTGAAGCCCGAGATCGAATGTTTCGAGCTCGGCCATATCTGGCTTGCCAAGCAGCTCATCAACGAAGGGCTGATCGACGCGCCGCCGATGTTCCAATTGTGCATGGGCATTCCGTGGGGCGCGGAAGCGACGACCGAAGCCATTGTCGCGATGCGCAATCATCTGCCGCATGGCGCCAATTGGGCGGCCTTCGCCATCGGCCGCATGCAGATGCCGTTCGTCGCGCAGGCCGCGCTGCTCGGCGGCAATGTGCGCGTCGGCCTCGAAGACAATATCTGGCTCGACCGCGGCGTGCATGCCACCAATGGCCAATTGGTGACGCGCGCCAAGGAAATCCTGGAGCGCATGGGCGCACGCGTGCTGAACCCCGCCGAGGCGCGCGCGAAATTGCAGCTCAAGAAACAGAAGTGAGCTGAGCAAGCAAGAGCGCAACCACGCCATCCGGCGCGAGATGAAAATGGCTTTGCATGACTGAGATTGCGCGCGTCACCTCGCCCTACGAAGGTATTGCCTTTCAAGGATGGGACGCGTCGCGACCCATCCCAGCGCCGCTGGCGCTCTATGAATGCGCGGTTGTGCCCGAATGGACCGATTACAACGGCCATATGAGCGAGAGCATCTATCTCTATGTGTTCGGCAATTCGTCGGACGCGTTCTTTCGCTTCTTCGGTATTGACGAAGCCTATCGGGACAGCGGCTTTTCGCTCTATACGATCGATACGCGCATCCGCAATCTCGCCGAGGTGTCGGAAGGCGAGCCGCTGCGCCTGACGCTCGAACTCGTCGATCTCGACGAGAAGCGCCTGCATATTTTCCATCGCATGCAACATGGCGCGACAGGCGCGGAACTCGCTGTGGCAGAGCAGGTTCTCGTGCATGTGGATATGCGTGAAGGCCGGTCGTGCAAATTGCCGCCAGATCTTTACGCGCGCCTTGCCGCCATTCGGGCGGCGCATGCACATTTGCCGTGTCATCCCATGCTCGGCACGACGATCGGGCTGAAAAGGACAGGGTCATGAGTTTCCCCTTGACCGAAGAACAGACGATGCTGGTCGAGACCGTGCGCAGCTTCGTCGAGAACGAGCTTTATCCGCACGAAGATCTCGTCGAACAACTCGACGACATACCGCCCGATTTGGCGCAATCGATCCAGGACAAGGCGATCGCGCTCGGCCTCTACGCCGCCAACATGCCGGCCGAATATGGCGGCGCGGATCTCGACGGCTTGAGTTTCGCGCTGCTGGAGCGCGAACTCGGCCGCGCCGGTTATGCGCTGCATATGTGTGTCGCGCGGCCGAGCAACATCTTGCGCGGTTGCAAGGGCGAGCAGATCGAACGCTATCTCGTTCCCTCCATCAAGGGCACGCGGCACGATTGCCTGGCGATGACCGAACCGGGCGCGGGATCGGATGTGCGCGCGATGAAAACGCGGGCCGAGAAGCGCGGCGACACCTATGTCATCAACGGCTCAAAGCATTTCATCAGCCATGCCGACAAGGCGGATTTCGTCATTCTGTTCGCGGCGACCGGCGTCGAAGAGAATACCAAGAGCCGCAAGGCGAAGATCTCGTCCTTCCTTGTCGATATGGGCACGCCCGGATTCACCATGCGCCGCGGCCCGCACTGCGTGTCGCATCGCGGCTATCATCAATGCGAGCTCTATTTCGACGATTGCGTCGTGCATGAATCGCAATTGCTGGGCGAAGAAGGCAAGGGCTTCGACTTGATGAACGAATGGCTCGGCGCGACGCGCCTGTCGGTCGCCGCGACCAGCGTCGGCCGCGCCCGCCGCGTGCTCGACACCGCGCTCGATTGGGCGGCGACGCGGCAGCAGTTCGGCGACAAGATCGGCCGTTTCCAGGGCGTGTCGTTCCAGCTCGCCGATATGGCGACAGAAATCGAGGCCGCGGATCTTCTCACTCTCTCGGCGGCGCATGCGCTCGACCAGGGTCGCGCGGGCGATCAGGATTTCGCCATGGCGAAACTGTTCGCCTCCGAAACCTTGGCGCGCGTCACCGACAAGGCCTTGCAGATTTTCGGCGGCATGGGCCTGATGAATTCGCTGCCCCTCGAGCGCTGGTGGCGCGATGCGCGGGTCGAGCGCATCTGGGACGGCACGAGCGAGATTCAGCGGCACATCATATCGCGCGCGATGCTGCGCCCGCTCGGATGCTGAACTCATGACGCGCAGCAATTTCTCCCGCCTTCTGGCGCCGCACAGTATCGCCGTGATCGGCGGGCGCGAGGCCGAGGAGGTGGTGCGTCAGTGCCGGCGGATCGGCTTTTCCGGTCCGATCTGGCCGGTCAATCCGAAGCGCGAGGAGATGGACGGCATCGCGTGCTTCACCTCGATCGCAGACATTCCCGGCACGCCCGACGCCACTTTCATCGCGGTGCCGCGTGAGGCCAGCGTTGCCGCGATTGCTGACCTCGCGCAGCGCGGCACCGGCGGTGCGGTCTGCTACGCGTCGGGCTTTGCCGAATATGATGAGACCGGCGCGGCCCTACAGGACAAGCTTGTCGCGCAATCGGGCGCGATGGCGCTCGCCGGCCCCAATTGCTACGGTTTGCTGAATTATCTCGACGGCGCCGCGCTTTGGCCCGATCAGCATGGCGGCACGCGCCTCGACCGCGGCGTTGCCATCATCACGCAATCGGGCAATATCGGCCTCAATCTCACCATGCAGCAACGCGGCCTGCCGCTCGCCTATCTCATCGCCGTCGGCAACAAGGCGAAGGGCGATATCAGCGATTGGATCGAGGCGCTGCTGCAGGACGAGCGCGTCACCGCGATCGGGCTGCACCTCGAAGGGCTCGGCGATGTCGCCGCTTTCGCCCGTGCGACCGCAGCGGCCCGCGCGAAGCGCATTCCGATCGTCGTGGTCAAGACCGGCCGCTCGCAGGCGGGCGCGGCTCTGACCATGTCGCACACGTCCTCGCTCGCCGGGCCCGACAAGCTCTACGACGCTCTCTTCGCCCGGCTCGGCATCGCCCGCGCGCCGGATCTGTCGAGCCTTTTGGAAACGCTCAAGCTGCTGCATGTCGTCGGTCCCCTGGCCGGGCGGCGGCTGTCGTCGATGAGCTGCTCGGGGGGCGAAGCCTCACTGATCGCCGATCTCGCCGAGACCTATGGGCTCACGACACCGCCGCTGCCGCAGCAGGCAAAAGACGAGCTCGCCGCCGTGCTCGGGCCGAAGGTGAGCGTTGCCAATCCGCTCGATTATCACACCTATATCTGGGGCGATCTCGACGCCAGCACCGCCTGTTTCACCGCGATGCTGCAGGCGGGTTACGACATCAATCTGCTCGTCATCGATTTGCCGCGCGAGGATCGCTGCAAAAGCAGCGATTGGGATGTCACCTTGCAGGCCTTCGCGGCTGCGCGCGCCAAAACCGGCGCCTGCGCCGGGCTGGTCGCATCGCTGACCGAGTCGCTGCCCGAACATGTCGCCGATAAGGCGCTCGCGTGCGGCATCGTGCCTTTGAGCGGCTTTCATGAGGCGTTGACTGCCATTCGTCTGAGCGCCGGTGTCGGTGAGGCCTGGGCACGCGCCGAGCAAATCGACGTCAGGCCGGCACCGCAGCAGGATTCGGCGCATGCCGCTGCGCTGACGGAAGCTGCCGCCAAGGACGCGCTCGCCGCCTTTGGCCTCGTCACGCCCGAGCGCAGGATCGTCGCGCCGCATGAAGCGGCCGAAGCGGCGGCTGCGCTTGGCCTTCCCGTCGTGCTCAAAGCGTCGTCCGAAACCATCACCCACAAGACCGAGGCGGGGGCCGTGCGGCTCAACCTGCACTCAGCGGCGGAGGTGGCCGCAGCCGCAAAAGAGATGGCGCATCTCGCACCGCATCTGTTGGTCGAGCGCATGGTGAGCGGCGCGGTTGCCGAGCTGATCGTCGGCGTCACCCGTGACGCGCAATTCGGCCAGGCGCTCACCATCGGTGCTGGCGGCGTTCTCGTCGAGCTGATGCAGGACTCAGCAACGCTGCTGTTGCCGACCTCTCGCGCCGAAATCCTGCGCGCCTTACAAGGCTTGAAAATCGCAGCGCTGCTGCGCGGCTATCGCGGCAAGCCGGCGGCCGATTTCGACGCGCTCGTCGGCGCCATCGAAAGCATTGCCGCCTATGCGCAAGCGCATCTCGCCGATCTCGTCGAACTTGATGTCAATCCGCTTCTGGCTTTGCCGGACGGTGCGGTGGCGGTCGATGCGCTGATCCGGCTGCATGGAGGGCACGATGGTTGATCCTCTCCACATTTCGCGTCACGGCCGCGTGCTGCAGGTCGTTCTCGACCGGCCGAAGGCCAATGCGATCGATGTCGCGACCAGCCGTGCTTTGTATGACGTGTTCCGCGCGTTCCAGGATGACTGTGATTTGCGTGTCGCCATCCTCACCGGCGGCGGCGAGCGCTTTTTTTCGGCCGGTTGGGACTTGAAGGCGCAGGAGGCTGTCGATACCGACTTCGGGCCGGGCGGTTTTGCCGGCCTCACCGAATTTTGGGATCTCGACAAGCCGGTGATCGCGGCGGTCAATGGCCTTGCTCTGGGCGGCGGGTTCGAGCTTGCCTTGGCCTGCGATCTGATCGTCGCGGCCGAAGAGGCGGAATTCGCGCTGCCCGAAGTGACGCTCGGGATCGTCGCTGAATCCGGCGGCGTGCAGCGCCTGCCACGCCGTCTGCCGCAGCCGATCGCGATGGAAATGCTGCTCACCGGGCGGCGGATGGGCGCGCAGGAGGCGCATCGCTTCGGCCTCGTCAATCGCGTCGCGCCACGCGCTTCGCTCCTTGAAACGGCCCATGCGCTCGCGGCGCAGATTGCCGCGCATGCGCCGCTCGCCATCCGCACCAGCAAGGCGGTGGCACGCCTCGGCGAAGGCCGCTCGGTGCGCGAAACCTATGCCGCCATGCTCGCCGGCGAAGCACCCATCTATCACGCGATGCTGACCTCGGAAGATGCGCAGGAGGGCCCGCGCGCCTTCGCCGAAAAGCGCGCACCGGAATGGAAGGGACGCTGATGAGCCTCTCCGCAAACACCAGCGCTCCGGCCAACGCCTATCTGATCGGCGCGCTCTTCGTGCTCGCCGCCGGATTGACATGGAGCTTTACCGGCATCTTCACCCATCTCGCGCCCGATACCGATGCGTGGCAGTTCCTCACCTACCGTTGCATCGGCACGGCGCTCGTCTTCGTGCTGATCAACCGGCTGCAGGGGCACGGGTCGATCGTGATGCGCTTCTTCCACCTCGGCTGGATGGGCCTTCTCGTGAGCCTCGCCTTTGCGGTTTCGGCGACCTGCTTCATCGTCGCGATGAAGACGACGACGGTGGCCAATGCACTGTTTCTGTCATCCTGTTCGCCCATTCTGTCGGCGGTCTTAGGACGCTTCGTGCTGGGCGAGAAGCTGAACGGCTTGCAACTCGGCGCGGTGATCCTCGGCTTCATCGGCCTCGCCGTAATCATGGGCGGCGGCATCGAGGCGGGCAATCTTGCCGGCAATATCTGCGCCTTTGTGTGCGCGGTCGGTTTCGCCTTGGCGAGTCTCGGCATGCGCTCCGCACAGACGCTCGATTTTCTGCCGTCGATTTTCGGCTATGGCGTGATGGGTGCGCTGTTCGCGGCGTCCATGTGTGTTGCGCACGGCACCACGCTGCTGCCGCCGCTGCCGCAAATCCTTGCGGCTTTCGCCGCCGGCTTCATCGTGATGGGCTTGGGCTTTCGCTTCTTCCTGCGGGGCGCGCAGCATGTGCCGGCGGTTGGGCAAACCGTTCTGGCGCAGACCGAAACGGTGTTCGGGCCGATCTGGGTCTGGCTGATCTTCGGCGAGCGACCGACCGACGCGACGCTGGTCGGCGGC
Proteins encoded:
- a CDS encoding 3-keto-5-aminohexanoate cleavage protein; translated protein: MNHEVIISCAVTGAGDTVGKHPAIPVTPRQIADAAIEAAHAGAAIAHLHVRDPKTGKAARDPALYRETINYIRESGVDVVINVTAGMGGDFFFDPDHPATGGPGTDMANAAERVAHVEEMRPEICTLDCGSLNFGNGAFLATADLLRDMAKRIQAVGVKPEIECFELGHIWLAKQLINEGLIDAPPMFQLCMGIPWGAEATTEAIVAMRNHLPHGANWAAFAIGRMQMPFVAQAALLGGNVRVGLEDNIWLDRGVHATNGQLVTRAKEILERMGARVLNPAEARAKLQLKKQK
- a CDS encoding thioesterase family protein; the protein is MTEIARVTSPYEGIAFQGWDASRPIPAPLALYECAVVPEWTDYNGHMSESIYLYVFGNSSDAFFRFFGIDEAYRDSGFSLYTIDTRIRNLAEVSEGEPLRLTLELVDLDEKRLHIFHRMQHGATGAELAVAEQVLVHVDMREGRSCKLPPDLYARLAAIRAAHAHLPCHPMLGTTIGLKRTGS
- a CDS encoding acyl-CoA dehydrogenase family protein; this translates as MSFPLTEEQTMLVETVRSFVENELYPHEDLVEQLDDIPPDLAQSIQDKAIALGLYAANMPAEYGGADLDGLSFALLERELGRAGYALHMCVARPSNILRGCKGEQIERYLVPSIKGTRHDCLAMTEPGAGSDVRAMKTRAEKRGDTYVINGSKHFISHADKADFVILFAATGVEENTKSRKAKISSFLVDMGTPGFTMRRGPHCVSHRGYHQCELYFDDCVVHESQLLGEEGKGFDLMNEWLGATRLSVAATSVGRARRVLDTALDWAATRQQFGDKIGRFQGVSFQLADMATEIEAADLLTLSAAHALDQGRAGDQDFAMAKLFASETLARVTDKALQIFGGMGLMNSLPLERWWRDARVERIWDGTSEIQRHIISRAMLRPLGC
- a CDS encoding acetate--CoA ligase family protein, which encodes MTRSNFSRLLAPHSIAVIGGREAEEVVRQCRRIGFSGPIWPVNPKREEMDGIACFTSIADIPGTPDATFIAVPREASVAAIADLAQRGTGGAVCYASGFAEYDETGAALQDKLVAQSGAMALAGPNCYGLLNYLDGAALWPDQHGGTRLDRGVAIITQSGNIGLNLTMQQRGLPLAYLIAVGNKAKGDISDWIEALLQDERVTAIGLHLEGLGDVAAFARATAAARAKRIPIVVVKTGRSQAGAALTMSHTSSLAGPDKLYDALFARLGIARAPDLSSLLETLKLLHVVGPLAGRRLSSMSCSGGEASLIADLAETYGLTTPPLPQQAKDELAAVLGPKVSVANPLDYHTYIWGDLDASTACFTAMLQAGYDINLLVIDLPREDRCKSSDWDVTLQAFAAARAKTGACAGLVASLTESLPEHVADKALACGIVPLSGFHEALTAIRLSAGVGEAWARAEQIDVRPAPQQDSAHAAALTEAAAKDALAAFGLVTPERRIVAPHEAAEAAAALGLPVVLKASSETITHKTEAGAVRLNLHSAAEVAAAAKEMAHLAPHLLVERMVSGAVAELIVGVTRDAQFGQALTIGAGGVLVELMQDSATLLLPTSRAEILRALQGLKIAALLRGYRGKPAADFDALVGAIESIAAYAQAHLADLVELDVNPLLALPDGAVAVDALIRLHGGHDG
- a CDS encoding enoyl-CoA hydratase-related protein, which produces MVDPLHISRHGRVLQVVLDRPKANAIDVATSRALYDVFRAFQDDCDLRVAILTGGGERFFSAGWDLKAQEAVDTDFGPGGFAGLTEFWDLDKPVIAAVNGLALGGGFELALACDLIVAAEEAEFALPEVTLGIVAESGGVQRLPRRLPQPIAMEMLLTGRRMGAQEAHRFGLVNRVAPRASLLETAHALAAQIAAHAPLAIRTSKAVARLGEGRSVRETYAAMLAGEAPIYHAMLTSEDAQEGPRAFAEKRAPEWKGR
- a CDS encoding DMT family transporter, whose translation is MSLSANTSAPANAYLIGALFVLAAGLTWSFTGIFTHLAPDTDAWQFLTYRCIGTALVFVLINRLQGHGSIVMRFFHLGWMGLLVSLAFAVSATCFIVAMKTTTVANALFLSSCSPILSAVLGRFVLGEKLNGLQLGAVILGFIGLAVIMGGGIEAGNLAGNICAFVCAVGFALASLGMRSAQTLDFLPSIFGYGVMGALFAASMCVAHGTTLLPPLPQILAAFAAGFIVMGLGFRFFLRGAQHVPAVGQTVLAQTETVFGPIWVWLIFGERPTDATLVGGVIILIAVIAMAYAGAKPQPPNVAA